TTGGGCCGGTCCCCACGGAGGTGGGCGAGTTTGTGGGAGCGATACCGTGCTCGCAGCCAGCTCTCCAGGCCGCTGCCATCCCTTTTCCCAGCGGCTCCGGGGCCGGCATGGTGCTGGAGGAGCTTAAGGCCAAGCTGCGGCGCTGGGGCAGGCAGCTCGGTtactccctgctgctgctgctctatGCGGCGTGGCCTGCATGCCTCACACCCCCGCTCCGTTACAGGCTGGTCTTCGGGCTGCTGTACCCTGCCTATGTTTCCTACAAGGCTGTGAAGACCAAAAACATCCGGGAATATGTGAGTAGGGTGCCTGGGCAGCTCCTTCCTGGGCTCTAGCCCCGGGCTGACAGGCTCGCCCGCTCCTCGCAGGTCCGCTGGATGATGTACTGGATCGTCTTTTCGCTCTTCATGGCCACAGAGACCTTCACTGACCTCCTCATCTCCTGGTGAGGCCGGTGTGCGGGTACCGCTGCTGCGGGGGAGCGGGTCTGTCGGGGTCCCTGTgccctgggggaaggagggggctGCCTCCCCCACTCTCTCTGCAAGGAGAGGGAcacaggctgtgctgctgcctgcccagcaccTGGCTCCAGGCAGACCCTGCCTGGGGTCTCCAGGCCTGATGCTAGGGGGAAAGGCAACATCCCTCCTGCAAGGGAGCAGGATGTGCCCTTGAATCCCCCCAGCATCTGCTCacccccatttttttcctctctttctggCAGGTTTCCCTTCTACTACGAGATTAAGATGGCCTTTGTCATCTGGCTGCTCTCCCCCTACACCCGGGGGGCCAGCATCCTCTACCGCAAATTTGTGCACCCCACGCTGTCCCGGAAGGAGAAGGTGAGGGCTGCCTGGCtcttggggggggtcccacctGCCCTGGGGGGCTGCCCAATGGCTCGGCAGGGCTGGTGATGCCCTGGGACACGGTGCTGTGCGTACTCAGCACCGCCACGGTTGTCTCGGCAGGAGATCGACACGTATATCATCCAGGCCAGGGAGCGCAGCTACGAGGCGATGGTGCGCTTTGGCAAGAGGGGCCTCAACATGGCAGCCACGGCCGCGGTCCAGGCGGCCACCAAGGTACCGGGAATGGGGCGGGCTGCTCCGCTTCCCGAAGGATGTTCAGCTCCAGGGATGCCGGGAGGAAAGTGTCACCCCAGCATGGTGCCCTGGGTGGTGCAGGTGTCAGAAGAGGGGTCTCTGGGTGCAGAGCCCTGCCCCGTGGGGTTGCATCGCTGTGGGCTGTTGGTGCCTGACACCaagtttggtgttttggggtgcccTGGTGCTTTGGGGTTTGTCCTGTGGGGCTCACTTCCCTCCTTTCTGTGTCCCTCCCCCAGAGCCAGGGCGTGCTGGCCGGGCGGCTCCGCAGCTTTAGCATGCAGGACCTGCGCTCCATCCCTGACGAGGCCCCCGTGCACTACCAGGACCCCCTGTacctggaggagcaggagagccgcaggcagctgctgggtgAGCTGGGGGGGTGGATGACAGTGGTGGGGGGCTCGAGCGAGGCCTgtggtggggctgtgctgggagctgtcGTGTgcccccctgtccccagcctaCAGCATGCCCTCGGCCAGCCAGCAGCACGAGAGTGAGACGGAGGATGAGGAGCTCTGGTCAGACTCACAGGCCTTGCCTGAGCCTTCATCCCATGGCTGGGACCCCAAGCACCTCTCCCGCAGCCGGAGCCTGCGCACGGTGAAGAAGGTGACGTCGGGCAAAGAGGTaccgtggggggggggggatgtggcGGTGCGGGGCTGGGACAAGGGGGACCTGAcccatccctccccctgcccagggctcttCCCGGCTCTTGCGCAGCCGGAGCAGGAAGAAAGTGGCTCCGCCGGAGCAGGACAGCTAATGGCCCCCGGGAAACCCTCTGCCAGGAGTCTTAACACGAGTTTGCTGCTGCCACACCAGGAGGGAGCTACGGTTCGTGCATCCCCGGGGAAGGGGCTCCCCCCTGCATTACACTGCAAATCTGCACCCGCCCGGCTGCACTGTGCACCTCCAGCTGCCTCGCGGAGGGGAGGGCAGCTCGGCCCCCACGCTGCtcccggccgtgccccctcccagacCTCGCTGCTGCAGGTCGGCGCCGGCGCCTCTCCTGCGGGGTCCTGTCCCATTCCCCCACCCCATTGAACACTACTGGTTCTGCTGGAgctcccctctcctgcagccGTGATGCCTTACTCCCCACGTTCCCTCTCCCCTGGGAGATGGTGAGGGGCTCTTCCTTGTCCCATCTCTCTTCTGAAGCCAAAGACACAGCCCCTGGCCAGGGCtcccccccagctgcaggctgacccCCCCATACTTGAAACCTGACCGTGCCCTGCCCGGCACTATGTGGCTTTTAATGTTCTCCCCTCCCAGACAGGGGCTTTTGTACATGGAGAAATAAATGTTACTTCAGACCTTCAGAAATAGGAGTTGTCCCCTTTGCTTAAATGCTGTCCCCTTCcgcaggagctggggctgtgtgGGACCCTCTGGGGGTACATCGGGCCGTGGGAGGGTGCAGTGCCCAGTCCCTGTGGTGCAGAACAGGactgggggtgcagggaggtgggtgctggggtgcagggatgTATCTCAGCCCCTCCTTGCAGTAGCTGTGTCCCCCACAGTGTGGCAGCAACAGCCATGGCCCCGCTGGGATCCCAGGTCCCCCGGCACACggccagggctgcaggcagccgtCCCTGTCGTGGCCACCAGCCCTGGCTTGTCCTGACGGCCCCAGCCACGGgcagctcccctctccctgctgggGCTCCCCGATCTCACCCGGGGGGGGTCTCAGCTCACCTTTGCTCCTTCCCCCGGGGAGTTGTCCCCTGCCTGGGGGGAGGACACGAGGCACAAAGCCTcttggggcagggagggtggcACAAGGTGACAACGCTGCTCGTGTTGCCTCTCCTGCCCCCGGGAGCCCTCCTGTCCCCCGGTGCCCCGCTCCCTGGCATCAATCCCCTTGCTCCCAATCCTTCCTGCCCTCGCCCCTCAGGCCAGCTTTATTTTTAGCCCCTGgcttctttctgcctttgggggtcttcccagggcagggagagcatctccccctgcctgcagcctgcacccccccccccagaggAGGCAGTGgtcccagagcagagctgggcaggggggcGGCTCGGGGCAGGCAGAGGTGTTGGAGCAGATTAGGTGGAGGTGGCTGGATTAGCCATGTAAAACTGTCTCAGAGACGATTACCTAAAGCAGCGGAGTAGGAAGGCTGGGTGGGGACAGCACAAGGGCCAGGGGGCTGGCCGTAATCCTTCTAAAGCCTCTTAGGGAGTGTGGTTCCTCCAAGGATacagcccagggaggctgctggggctgcctgcctgccctgggtaCCGGTGCTGGGATGCTGAGCTGGGTAGTGGGGTTCCCCCAGCACGGGGGGGGTAGGGGGGGACTGCAGCCCCCTGACTCCAGGGGTGATCTGGGGAGGCTGGGGACATGCTGCGAGTGAGGCGGCAGCAGCGATGGAGCCTGAGCATCGTCCGTCCCTAAGATGGGAGGTCAGTGGGGACTGCTTGCTTTCCCAgcttggggaaactgaggcacaagcACCACTGACTTCTAAGATAGAGCTGGGAAGGGAACCAGGAGTCCTGGCGCCTGACCCCTGTTTTGGCAAGTGTCCCATGTATTCCCTGGAGAGAGAAACCCAAGGAGGGGGCAAAAGCTGCCCCGGGGTGGTGTAGCCCATCCCCCCGGGGCCGAGGCAGCCTCCTCCAGTGCCAGCACTGACCCCAGCTGTGTCAGCTCACGGGTCTGTGCCAGGCTGCAGTCAGCAAAGCTGTAATCTCCCTCGGCTGGCAGCACCCCGGCCCAGAAATTAGGTGGCTGACCTGAGCTCGCCCAGCCACCGTGATGGTCCCCTCCAGGCATGGAGAGGGGGGCTGAGCCCTGGCTGGCACTGCTGCGGGCTCCCCCAGTCTCACCCCGGCGCAGGGTCTGTCCCCACTGGTGTGGGGTAAAGTGTACCCCCGCGGTGCAGGGGGGTCGCATGAGGTCATGTAAGCTGGGCGGCTCCTGTCCCTGTAAGCAGCTTCCCTGCTGGGAAGGCATTAGTGGGAGCGAGGGTCAGGTCGCTGCCCCCGGCCGGTGGCTCCTGCCAGCCCGCCCCACTGTGCCCCCTGGCCACCCGCTCCCCTCCCAGGgcttccctgctctcctgcctgcatccctgaGACCTGGCAGGGGGATGGAGTGAAGCAGGTGTGTCCCCTCTCCCCATGAGACGGGGACAATCCTGGTGCTCCATGGAAGCAAGACACTAAACCCCGGGGGCAGCTGGTGCCCCTGGGACAAGCACTGCCCGTTCCTGGTGGGCAGCAGACCGGAGACGGCATGAGCCGGTGCCTTGGCACCGCCAAAGGTCAGTGCTCGGGGGCTGCCGCGGCCGGGCGCTGTAGGGGGTggcagccctggccctgctccctccctggggagcgACAGGTCGCAGGGTGGAGGGGGCCGTTACTGATTAGCAGGATCTGCTGGCTggacctccctggggagccgccGGTTGCTTTGGGTGCCGTCCCCAGTGCCCCACTGCGCCCACCCCTCAGCATCCTCGTGCATCCCCCTGTGGTGCTGCCGGGGCCGGGTACTGGCTGAGCCCCCCCGAGCCTGTGCTGGTGGCACTGAGCGACCCAGCCacgctcccccagcccctccatctccctccctgccccttccTCTGCTCATTTCACCCCACTACAGCCAacctgggggctgctgccctcctggaggtggggggtggtggtggtgatgctGGTGCCTTCCCTGGGGCTGCCTTCATCCTCCCACCGTGCCGCAAGCTGGCtgttttgggggtccctggtAGAGCGGTACCCTCCCGCAGGCTagcccctctgcagcaggggTTTCTTGCCCCTGGTTCCTGCCAGGATCCCCCCATCCCTGGCCCCCTCTGGCCCTGCTGCCTGAGTCAGCCGTTCCAGGCAGGAGCCATGTGAGGCCGCGCACACATGGCTCCCCGTGCGGCACAGCGCTGTATTTTTAGCAGACGGTATCAAAAGCATAATTATGTCTGTTGTTTAAATGCAGCCTCTTTTCTGGCAGCCCCGGGGAGCTTTCAGCTGCCTCCCGCCGCAGAGGGCAAGGAGGCGTGAtgtggagctgcaggcagcGCGCTGCCCGCGGGCAGGGGGCTCGGCCAGGCAGGGGCTGAAAGCCCCCCGTGTCGCCACTGGCCAGGTAAGACCTTCCTCCCccttgctggggcagggaaCACACAGAGAACCTCTTTTTCATCCCCCCCAACATGTCCTCAAATGCACACCTGCCCCCAGGCTGCCATCACCCCACTGGTGAGGAAAAGgatggtgaggaagaggagggcaggTGGGAAGTGCCATGGCAGGAGGGGCCAGGAAAAGGGGTGTTTGAGGTGATGGGTGTGCGGGAGGACACGGCTGAAGGAAtgctgcgtgtgtgtgtgtcccccaccACACACAGCCGCCTGTCCCCCCAGGGACCCATCtgtccccagccagccctgttcacagcctggccctgcctgtgctggcacCAAGGACGATTCCAGCTCCGTgtcccagggctggagctgcatcCCCGCCGTGACACCGGCGGGGGCACAGAGGCTTTTACCTGGGGGTTTTGGGCACCGTGCTCGGGGGGTGCCGGGCACCCTGCTTCGGGGACCATGAAGCATCGCTGAGCATCGGGGGAAACCGAGGTGCCGCCTTGCtctggcaggaggagctgggcagcGAGCGGGCAGGAGGCTGCCCGTCGTTCGTGACTCTCTTCTCCCCATGCCAGGAGCCGTCCTGCCCCATCGCCTGCCCGGTGCCAGCCTGCCCATCACCATGGCTGGCCGGCGGCGGGGTGCCCCGGGAGTACGGTGGGGACAGAAGAGGGGCCCAGGCTGAGGGCAGGAGACCCCGGCTGCTCCCAGGTAGGTGCTGTCGGGACCCCGGGGGGAGcgggcagcaggcagctgcctgcccctgcctctcCAGCGTGCAGGTGGCAGAGGGCTGCTGGTGTCCCTGGCTGCCATCCTAAGCCTTTGGCCCCTGGGAGAGAGCTTTTAATTACATCAAGGTATTTGAAGCTGGGCGCTGGCGCTGGGCTGGGTAAACAGAAGTCCTGGGTGGGTGGCGCGGAGCCGAGGGGGTGGCACAGGACGGGTGCTGTGCCCCCGCACTGGGGCTCGCTGGGACAGCTCGTCCTGCCTGTCCTCCCCCgggatgggaaggagggatgcAGGGAAGGGAGCATCCAGCACCATCCATCACCGGGTCCTGCATCTCCCCGCCGTGCGTGGGGCTGGCACGCATCCGCTGGCATGGGGGGCACCGGCAAAGGTGGGTTGGGTCCGGGCAGCTGCGACGTCCCCCAGTCCCCTCTCCGACAGCCGGTCCCTCCTGATGGGGACGAGCTGCCTTGCTGCCTCCATGTCCTTTCCCTATCCCAGCCTTCACCTTGAGGGCACGCAGCATCCGAGAGCTGCCCGGAGAAGGGGAGACCCAtgctgcccccccaccccgcaggcGGTAcgatgggcggggggggggtctggggtgcagcccccagcctgggaGAAGCAGCTCATCTCTCCCCAGCAGCGAAGCGAGCGAGATTAGCGATGCTTACTCACCTCCCAAGGGGAAAGCGGGAGATTAGGGCCGGGAGCAGCGACCGACcctgcggcggcggggccgtACCGGTGGGGCGGCTGCCCAGGCCACGCCGTACCGAgagccagggctggaggggagcgCAGGCTGCCAGAGCAGTTGGGCTGTGGCCCTAATTCCCAGAAAGCTGCTCGTGTGGGAGTGAGTGTCCTCCCGTGCCCTCCGCTCCGCTGCAGCCTCCAGACTCCTGAAGGTTTgacgtgggtttttttttcttcttttctttttttatttttttttataagcacCGGGTGCAGATTAGCAAAAGCTCTCGCGGCCATTGTGCCcggtgctgggcagggggggaacggggctgccttcctctgcctgtGCCCTTGTCTTCCTCACCTGTGCAGCGGTGGAGGCAGGTAGGTGCGTGCTGGGCTCAGTgccggggctgggaggaggaggaaggaggaggaaggaggaggaggaggaagagctggggctctgtggatgcagagggagctggaggggtCTCTAGGCAAGCCAGAGAGGGGGCATGTTTGGTTCATTTTGCGTGAGAAAAAGGGCTGGATTTCAGGCTTCTTTCCCACCCAGAGGTAGCttgtgggtctgggggctgcgacgcccttccctggggtgcctggggcCGGCCCGGGCAGGGGACATGGgcactggggcagggctggccgGCTCCttggctgcctgtgctgccgGAGCATCACTGGGGTACCAGTGAGCCTTTTGCACTGGGACCCCCATCCGTGTCCATCCCCAGTGCTGGAGCATCCCAGGAACCCCCTGCCCCATGTGGCCATGCATCCCCCTGTGGTCCCAggggacaccgtggggacaGCATCCCTCCAACCCGCATCCTCGCAGCATGTCTCCCCATCCTCCAGCATCGAGCGGGGCAGGGATGCCAAGGTTTCTAATTCGGGTGCTTCCGCCCTCCCGCAGCGTCTTTCTGGCCAGTGCTTGGCTCGTGGGTGTTTGCAGTCCCTCTGCTCGCCCTCtgatttaagggaaaaaacaggGAGATTGGAGCTCTGGGCCCGGCTGTGCCAACCCACCAaggcagagccttcctgcctccccggggcagggggcttCTCTCCCAGCAAAGCCTGAGCTGGCAAAACTCAAGCCCAGCCTGGACCCCCCCTCCCAGTTTGCCCTGGGGGACCCTCCGCAGGTCGTGCCGGGacgggcagggagcagaggaacCCCATCTGGTGCCGCTGTGCCGCGGGGAAGCAGGCACGGAGCCCGCTCCTGGGGACGGGGTGGGACAGTGGCCAAGCCCCAGAAGAGCTTGCCGGCAGCGTGGCTGCCCCGTGAGGGCTGTGCTGGCCCCAGGGAGGCTTTTTGAGGGCCTCGGGCTCCCCGGCATGGTAGGAGCATCCACGCGACGGCTAGGAGCTGAGGGCAGCCGGGAcagtggggtgcagggagggtgCAGCACCCAGAGATGCTGCCCCAGTGCAAGGTGGGAAATTCCCTTCTGTCCCTCCAGCATCCCCCTGATCTCTGCCTtctgccctgccccagcaagGGCTTCTCATGGCTCCCTCCTTGGTGCTTGCCAGCATCAGGGTGGTGTGTccatccctctcccctcctcggTTGCTCCATTGGCACTGCCGCAACGGTCCCGATGGCCGTGGGCATCCGCTGACCCATCCGGCCGTGCCAGGATGCGGCAGACCCTTGCCAGCATCCCTCCCGGCTGCCAGCTCTCCCTCCAGCCTTGCTGGAGCCATCATCCCTGGGGAGCGGAGGGAGGGAACAGGAAAAGAGTTTGTCTTTCAGCACCTTCTCATCGAAGGAAGGCGCGGGCTCGCCCATGCCCCGAGCCCTGTCTGGGTCCCCTCCCTGTTCCCTGGCACCCAGCGGGTGCAGCGAGCAGCAGCCAGGTGCTGCGGCCCCCCGAACCCTCCCCTCCGCGGCAAGTGGGGCCAGAGGGGATCCCGCTGTGGGTTCAGCCATGCTGGAGGTGGGATGGGGACCAGCGGATGCCCGCTGGCATTGCAAAGGGTCCCCTGtggcaccccccagcaccctgagccACACCGTGCCCCGGCCAGCAAGGGTTAACCATGGCTCCTCGCTCCCAGCGGGGCCAGACCGcgcagcagctgctgaactgTAACGAAGCCCGTGGTCTGATGTTAATCACGCTGCTCGGCTCACGCGGGCCGTGGCCTGCCTTCACCCCATCGCCTCGCGCCCcgggccctgccagcccccggatgccgagccgtgccgagccgtgccgggGGAGGCTGTGCGGAGCGGCTGCGGTTTATGTAAGGCGTGCGAGCGGTGCGCGGGGTGGCCCTGGGACACACGCACGTGATCTAAGCCTGCCCGGCGCTGCTGGCGTCAGCCCCACTCCTCCCCAGTCGCTTACTGGGGCGTCCACCCGGGGGGGATCCCTTTGACCTGCTCCCCTGGGACCGCTTCCCTGTGCACCCGGCTGGAGCATCGCCCCCCAGGAGTGGGCAatggggtgctgggagctggtGGGTTTGGGGTCGGTATGTCTTGGTGCTGGGGATGTGCATGTGCGGAGCGCTGGTAGGGTGATGGGTCCCGGCTTTTGCCCAGTGGCTGTGGGGCACGGCCAGGGTGTCTGCAAGCCCggtgggctgcagggcaggggttTAAGTGCCCCCAGGTAATCCTCAACCCTAGGCAGGCAGCGGCATCAGGATGCTGTCATAGCAGCCTCCTGCTCCATGTTAGCCTTTCGGCACCCTTGGATCGCGCCCTGCCCCTCCCGCCTGGCTGTctcctggcagaggagctctgcCTTCATCCCAGGCAGCCGGAGGAGGGATGCAGCAGGGGGACAAGACTCAGCCATGAGACAGGGCAACCTTGGGATGTTGCACAGtcaaagcagcagcatgggTTGAAGCCAAATCCTTCCTGTTTGGGCAAAACTGGAGGGGTCACGAGCCCCGGGGACCCCTAACCTGTGGGGGTGGCCACGTGTTCCACGCCAGGCATGCCACATCCAGCCCTCCCCGGCACTGAGGCTGGGGCGCTTGGCCCATCCCGGCATTTCTCCCATCCCAGTTTCGCCCAGAGCAGGCGGCCGGCGTCTTTCATCGGCGACGGGGCGGCTCGGCCGTGTTGCCGAACAAAGGGCGCTTTCTTCGTGCGGGGGCAGAGCACACCTGCCCGCCTTGGCACGGCTGCCGCTGCCTGCGCCGGTGCCCCCGGGGCTGGGCGGTACTGCCGGCACCTCACCGGCTCCTGGGCGTCAGCAACCCCAGCAGCTCGCCCGCCCGCCCAGTCGCTGTGGGAGCCGGCGGAGGCTGCACGCtcacagggagcagagctgccaccGCCGCCTCGTCCTCCATCGCTCGCCCCAAGATGCTCAAGGCTGCctagagctgggggaaggtcCTGCTCACCGCTGCTCCTCTGGGTACCCCTCTCCCCGACCCCCCCAGCACACCAGGAGTGCTCATAGGACAATAGGCAGGAGGAGCACGGAGCCCCCCAAGCCAATGGATCAAAAACTCCAGCTCCAGCATTCGGAGAAGAACGTCCCCAGGGCCACCCGGGTGGCTTTCTGCCTCCTCCAGATCC
The sequence above is drawn from the Phalacrocorax carbo chromosome 24, bPhaCar2.1, whole genome shotgun sequence genome and encodes:
- the REEP4 gene encoding receptor expression-enhancing protein 4 isoform X1; its protein translation is MVSWMLSRVIVLVFGLLYPAYVSYKAVKTKNIREYVRWMMYWIVFSLFMATETFTDLLISWFPFYYEIKMAFVIWLLSPYTRGASILYRKFVHPTLSRKEKEIDTYIIQARERSYEAMVRFGKRGLNMAATAAVQAATKSQGVLAGRLRSFSMQDLRSIPDEAPVHYQDPLYLEEQESRRQLLAYSMPSASQQHESETEDEELWSDSQALPEPSSHGWDPKHLSRSRSLRTVKKVTSGKEGSSRLLRSRSRKKVAPPEQDS
- the REEP4 gene encoding receptor expression-enhancing protein 4 isoform X2, which codes for MVSWMLSRVIVLVFGLLYPAYVSYKAVKTKNIREYVRWMMYWIVFSLFMATETFTDLLISWFPFYYEIKMAFVIWLLSPYTRGASILYRKFVHPTLSRKEKEIDTYIIQARERSYEAMVRFGKRGLNMAATAAVQAATKSQGVLAGRLRSFSMQDLRSIPDEAPVHYQDPLYLEEQESRRQLLAYSMPSASQQHESETEDEELWSDSQALPEPSSHGWDPKHLSRSRSLRTVKKGSSRLLRSRSRKKVAPPEQDS